In Vibrio crassostreae, one DNA window encodes the following:
- a CDS encoding YdcH family protein — MLNENHAFILDFPDLKLDIVQLNHDDEKFKADMQKYHQLDYDIRQLEISGSPIDDDSMHNLKVERMELKDSLHKQLTRHHALKIV, encoded by the coding sequence ATGCTCAATGAAAACCATGCCTTTATCTTAGATTTCCCAGATCTTAAATTAGACATTGTTCAGCTCAACCACGACGACGAAAAATTCAAAGCAGACATGCAGAAGTACCACCAACTCGACTACGACATCCGTCAGCTAGAAATCTCTGGCAGCCCTATCGATGACGACAGCATGCACAACCTCAAAGTAGAACGCATGGAGCTCAAAGACTCGCTACACAAACAGCTCACGCGCCATCACGCGCTTAAGATCGTATAA
- the trhO gene encoding oxygen-dependent tRNA uridine(34) hydroxylase TrhO, translating into MSQYVVCALYKFVALDDYQEIRQPLTDVLEANQIRGTLLLASEGINGTVAGKRESIDALLQWFKQDSRLADVVYKESFNEEQPFNRTKVKLKKEIVTMGVEGIDPRHVVGTYVKPNEWNALISDPDVILVDTRNDYEVDIGTFKNAVNPNTETFREFPQYVEENLDPKKHKKVAMFCTGGIRCEKSTAYMKEQGFDEVYHLEGGILKYLEEVPEEESMWEGDCYVFDGRVAVNHQLEKSGYDVCNACRLPITDEDKASEHFEKGVSCPKCIDKHSDEQKARFREREKQVQLSNARGETHVGGDAAHLIEQRKKEKLAHKEQQRSGKKAK; encoded by the coding sequence ATGTCTCAATATGTTGTATGTGCTCTGTATAAATTCGTGGCACTTGATGATTACCAAGAAATTCGCCAACCACTAACCGACGTGTTAGAAGCCAACCAAATCCGCGGTACTTTGCTACTTGCAAGCGAAGGTATCAACGGTACTGTTGCAGGTAAGCGCGAATCTATCGACGCTCTTCTTCAATGGTTCAAACAAGATTCTCGTTTGGCTGATGTTGTTTACAAAGAGTCGTTCAACGAAGAACAACCATTCAACCGCACCAAGGTTAAGCTTAAGAAAGAGATCGTAACCATGGGCGTAGAGGGTATCGACCCACGCCACGTTGTAGGCACTTACGTGAAACCAAATGAGTGGAACGCTCTGATCTCTGATCCTGATGTGATTCTGGTTGATACTCGTAACGACTACGAAGTGGACATCGGCACATTCAAAAATGCTGTAAACCCAAACACTGAAACCTTCCGTGAGTTCCCTCAGTACGTTGAAGAAAATCTTGATCCTAAGAAGCACAAGAAAGTCGCGATGTTCTGTACTGGCGGTATTCGTTGCGAAAAATCAACAGCCTACATGAAAGAGCAAGGCTTTGATGAGGTTTATCACCTTGAAGGCGGCATTCTTAAGTACCTAGAAGAAGTACCAGAAGAAGAGAGCATGTGGGAAGGCGACTGCTACGTATTTGATGGTCGTGTTGCAGTTAACCACCAGCTAGAGAAGAGCGGTTACGACGTGTGTAACGCTTGTCGCCTGCCAATCACAGACGAAGACAAAGCGTCTGAGCACTTTGAGAAAGGCGTAAGCTGCCCTAAGTGTATTGATAAACACAGCGACGAGCAGAAAGCGCGTTTCCGCGAACGTGAAAAGCAAGTTCAGCTATCGAATGCTCGTGGCGAAACCCACGTAGGCGGCGATGCTGCTCACCTTATCGAGCAACGTAAAAAAGAGAAGCTTGCGCACAAAGAGCAACAACGTTCTGGTAAGAAAGCAAAGTAG